The following proteins are co-located in the Malus sylvestris chromosome 13, drMalSylv7.2, whole genome shotgun sequence genome:
- the LOC126597735 gene encoding putative pentatricopeptide repeat-containing protein At3g16890, mitochondrial — protein sequence MVRDMRWLSSLASRAHAAVALRILPLPDQAPYSLSQIQTENASFENKPRIRKASASRNIRFGASRPPKPKGNSSCTPNPNPNLVSISNIPISAGNAHHNHKPIDHSYIVQILSRKDWFLLLAHELKAQRIVLNPQFVASVLQNQENPSLSLKFYLWVSSIDPLLSKNQSVRGILANTLYRRGPVVLSVELLNDIKNSGLMVPEDLLCILIGSWGRLGLSKYCAEVSGQISFLGLRLSTRLYNAVINALVKSNSLDLAYLKFQQMPADNCGPDRFTYNILIYGVCKIGIVDEALRLVKQMEGLGYFPNVWTYTILIDGFCNTKRVGEAFWVLEIMRETNVTPNEATIRSLVHGVFRSTAPSEAFELLLSFVERESVLFKVACDTVLYCLSNRCMAKEIVSFLKKSDAKGYLPESSTFNIIMVCLIKELAPFRNQNEVHDIFQSFIRRGVKPGFSTYLALIEAMYKAGKAGHGNQIFDQMIKEGLVSDVFSYNMVIDCLCKAQMLDRASKVFEDMQCKGIPPNLVTFNTLLTGYSKAGEVGKAHELLAMLLEQGIKPDKFTFSSLIDGLCRANRIDDAFDCFAEMVRWRVTPNSITYNILIRSLCFVGDISRAVRAMKKMQANGIKPDAYSFNALIQGLCRMNKVEKAEELFLAMLTLGLNPDDYTCSAFIKALCDSGKLDAAKEILLSMEASGCFPDSSICNKILDSLVQSGHVEEACNIVKSFNRRK from the coding sequence ATGGTGAGGGACATGAGATGGCTTTCTTCTTTAGCTTCTAGGGCACATGCTGCTGTTGCACTCCGAATCCTCCCCCTCCCCGACCAAGCCCCCTACAGTCTCAGTCAAATTCAGACAGAAAATGCTTCATTTGAAAACAAACCCAGAATTAGAAAAGCTTCTGCTTCTCGCAACATTCGATTTGGCGCTTCCCGTCCTCCCAAACCTAAAGGTAATTCTTCTTGTACGCCCAATCCTAATCCTAATTTGGTTTCCATTTCAAACATTCCCATTTCAGCTGGTAATGCCCATCACAACCATAAACCAATTGATCACTCATACATTGTCCAAATTCTTTCACGGAAGGACTGGTTTTTATTGCTCGCCCACGAGTTGAAGGCCCAGAGGATCGTTTTGAATCCTCAGTTTGTTGCTAGTGTCTTGCAAAACCAAGAAAACCCATCACTCTCTTTGAAGTTTTACTTATGGGTTTCGAGTATCGACCCCTTGTTGTCAAAGAATCAATCCGTTCGCGGTATCTTAGCCAACACCCTTTACCGGAGAGGCCCCGTTGTGTTGTCTGTTGAATTGCTAAATGATATTAAGAATTCTGGTTTAATGGTCCCTGAAGACTTGCTTTGCATATTGATCGGCAGTTGGGGGAGGTTGGGTTTGTCAAAATATTGTGCTGAGGTTTCTGGGCAAATTTCATTTTTGGGTCTCCGTCTTAGCACAAGGTTGTATAATGCCGTGATCAATGCGTTGGTCAAGTCCAATTCACTTGACTTGGCTTATTTGAAATTCCAACAGATGCCAGCAGATAACTGTGGTCCCGATAGATTCACTTACAATATCCTCATTTATGGAGTCTGCAAGATTGGTATTGTGGATGAGGCACTTCGCTTAGTTAAACAAATGGAGGGCTTGGGATATTTTCCCAATGTTTGGACGTATACAATCCTCATTGATGGGTTTTGTAATACAAAGAGGGTTGGCGAAGCCTTCTGGGTTTTGGAGATAATGAGGGAGACGAATGTGACTCCTAATGAAGCTACTATCAGATCATTAGTTCATGGTGTGTTTCGTTCCACGGCCCccagtgaagcttttgagttgtTATTGAGTTTTGTTGAAAGGGAGTCTGTATTGTTCAAGGTCGCCTGTGATACCGTACTGTATTGCCTTTCGAATCGTTGTATGGCAAAAGAGATTGTTTCGTTTTTGAAGAAGAGTGATGCAAAAGGTTATTTGCCTGAGAGTTCAACATTCAACATCATAATGGTTTGTTTGATAAAGGAATTAGCTCCTTTTCGGAATCAGAACGAGGTTCATGATATATTTCAAAGTTTTATACGGCGTGGTGTGAAACCGGGATTTAGCACTTATCTTGCATTGATTGAAGCCATGTACAAGGCAGGAAAAGCTGGTCACGGGAATCAAATCTTTGATCAAATGATCAAAGAGGGACTTGTATCAGATGTCTTCTCATATAACATGGTAATTGATTGCTTATGCAAAGCCCAAATGTTGGACAGGGCATCAAAGGTTTTTGAAGATATGCAGTGCAAAGGTATCCCTCCTAACCTTGTTACTTTCAATACACTTCTTACCGGATATAGCAAGGCTGGAGAAGTAGGTAAGGCACATGAACTATTGGCAATGCTCTTGGAACAGGGGATTAAACCCGATAAGTTCACTTTTAGTTCACTAATTGATGGCCTTTGTCGGGCGAATCGGATAGATGATGCTTTTGACTGTTTTGCTGAGATGGTTAGGTGGAGGGTCACTCCAAATTCCATCACATACAACATACTGATACGCTCTCTGTGTTTCGTTGGAGATATTTCTAGAGCGGTGAGAGCAATGAAGAAAATGCAGGCAAATGGAATAAAACCAGATGCTTACTCGTTTAATGCTCTTATTCAAGGTCTTTGTAGGATGAACAAGGTTGAGAAAGCTGAGGAACTTTTTCTTGCCATGTTGACATTAGGTTTGAATCCTGACGATTACACATGCAGTGCTTTTATCAAGGCATTGTGCGATTCAGGAAAACTTGATGCAGCAAAGGAGATATTGCTCTCTATGGAAGCATCTGGTTGTTTTCCGGATTCTTCTATTTGTAACAAGATTTTAGATTCGCTGGTCCAGAGTGGCCATGTTGAAGAGGCCTGTAATATAGTAAAGAGTTTTAACAGGAGGAAATAA